A single Triticum dicoccoides isolate Atlit2015 ecotype Zavitan chromosome 2A, WEW_v2.0, whole genome shotgun sequence DNA region contains:
- the LOC119351949 gene encoding transcription factor MYB41-like, giving the protein MGRSPCCCHDAGVKKGPWTEEEDKTLVEHIQKRGGHVGSWRGLPKAAGLNRCGKSCRLRWTNYLRPDIKRGNFSDEEERLIIALHAGLGNRWATIATHLEGRTDNEIKNYWNTHIRKKLMRMGVDPVTHQQLPPDHHLDGTSASLMPEGLLWAAVAASLAGLDTGALRQAQLLQQLLQSIGSNNDATNLIANLAAANSVLNSSSSVVPSHLLQDQLNMLSGANCMQPGYLCNTSNFTGQDVVQRQLINDMSPGTSSFAAAEPADHLCNTTAAFASHDVAPAVDMLPVQELAGLMEPMELQLPNLCSLESDSFWKELLDDGYRL; this is encoded by the exons ATGGGGAGGTCGCCGTGCTGTTGCCACGACGCGGGAGTGAAGAAAGGGCCATGGACGGAGGAGGAGGACAAGACGCTGGTAGAGCACATCCAGAAGCGCGGCGGGCACGTCGGCAGCTGGCGCGGCCTGCCCAAGGCCGCCGGGCTGAACCGCTGCGGCAAGAGCTGCCGCCTCCGGTGGACCAATTACCTCCGTCCCGACATCAAGCGCGGCAACTTCTCCGACGAGGAGGAGCGCCTCATCATCGCCCTCCACGCCGGCCTCGGCAACAG GTGGGCGACGATCGCGACGCACCTGGAGGGCCGGACGGACAACGAGATCAAGAACTACTGGAACACGCACATCCGCAAGAAGCTCATGCGCATGGGCGTCGACCCCGTCACGCACCAGCAGCTGCCACCCGACCACCACCTTGACGGCACCTCCGCCTCGCTCATGCCCGAGGGGCTCCTCTGGGCGGCGGTGGCCGCGAGCCTCGCAGGCCTCGACACCGGCGCACTCAGGCAGGCGCAGCTTCTGCAGCAGCTCCTCCAGAGCATAGGCTCCAACAACGACGCAACCAACCTCATCGCCAACCTAGCTGCCGCAAACTCAGTGCTGAACTCAAGCAGCAGCGTTGTTCCAAGCCACCTGCTCCAGGACCAACTGAACATGTTGTCTGGGGCGAACTGCATGCAGCCTGGTTACCTCTGCAACACCTCCAATTTTACAGGGCAAGACGTGGTGCAGAGGCAGCTGATCAATGACATGTCTCCTGGAACGAGCTCCTTTGCAGCAGCTGAACCAGCGGATCATCTCTGCAACACTACTGCTGCATTCGCATCTCATGATGTTGCACCAGCGGTTGACATGCTGCCGGTGCAGGAGTTGGCCGGCTTGATGGAGCCCATGGAACTACAACTACCCAATCTATGCTCTCTGGAGAGCGATTCTTTCTGGAAGGAGCTACTTGACGACGGCTACCGTCTATAG